Below is a window of Cytobacillus firmus DNA.
GACACATTGTTATTTTTTGATTCTATAGTTACCAGGTTCCTAATATAATCGTCCCATTCGTACATGATTTCATTGTTAAAATACCAGTTATAAGGTACTTCCATTTGCTTCTCGCCTAGCACAATCGATTGATAATTTGAAGGAATAACGAACTTATATTGATCTCTCTTGCCGGCAATGAAATTATTATTTATATAAAGATTCCTTATCCCAGAGAAGGGGCTGTAGTTAATAACCTGATTGAATGATATATCCAAAAAGTCTAAATTACCGAGGTTATACAAGGGATTGATATCACTTATCCTATTATGTGCCAAACTTAAATCGGTTAATTCAGTAAGGGCTGATAAAGGGGTCAGGTCAGATATAGCGTTGTTTTCCAGCCTAAGCTGCTCCAAATCAGACATTTCACTTAATGGAGTAAGGTCCGTGATCCCTGCGTTCTCCAGATAAAGTGTTTTTAACCAGGTCAAATTTTTCAAAGGGCTTATATCTGTTAATGAATTATGGCTTAACTCCAGTACTTGAAGATAATTCAAACTTGCCAATACATCTATATCAGAAATGTTGTTACCGCTTAACCCAATGGAATTTAAACCATTTAAATTTTTTAAAGGCGTCAACTCCGTAATGTTATTTCCGTTCAAAGATAAGGACGTCAAGTTGCTTAACCCACTTAATGGTGTGAGGTCGGAAATTTCATTTCCATCTAAACGTAAATAACTTAAGGATTTTAATTCTGCTAAAGGACTAATACTATCTACCTGACTGTTGCCAACTATTTCTGGGAATCACATATTTTGCTGGAAAACAGATTAATTTATTTGAAACCAACAGAGCTACTGAGCCAAAGGAAAATATACAGGAACCTTTAGACACATTGGATGAAAAAAGTGATAAAGACGATAAGACTACTCTTAAGACTGTTGGACAAATAATCGAATACAATGGGATGATAGGTGAACTCCTTGTTTTAAAAGAAGCAAATAAAACAATCAATCTAAATCAAATTTCTCTTACTATTAATAATATAAAGATAATAAATATGAAAGTTACTGATGAATATCCATACGGCTCATCCCAGTCCGAAGGGTTTGGCAGTAAAAATTATAACTACATGCTCATTGATTATTCGGTGGAGAACACCTCAGAAGACGATCTTAGATTCTACGCTCCTATAGATAAGGTCATATTAAACACAGATGAAGAAAAAATAGCGGCTGATATCGAGTTTAGGGGTAAAAATAATGGAGGAGAATTTGACAGTAAAGAAAGGGATGAATCAAGAATTGGCTTTATAGTGGAACCGGAACCACTGAAAGTAAAAACGATAAAATTAATAACTGGCAAAGTTACCGATAAAGAGAATAACACAATTGCAGAACCACAAGAAATTACCTTTGAATTAAAATAAAAGGTTGGAGAATGAAATATATAAAATGATTTTTGATGAATATAGTGTTTCCCATTTTTCATGATGCTTTTTACTAATTCCTGATTAAGATAAACATAAATGGTGTTCTTCTCACCCTTAACGATTCTAATTTTGCTATAGTCCACTTAGACTCATCCAATGAAGAGTCTAAATGGGCTATTATGGAAGAAACAAGTTTTTTTCTAACCGGCCTCTTTATATCTATATACAATGAGTTAAATCACTCTTTTAATTTAATCAAACGTTTGATTAAATGTTAGTTGCAGTTTAATAGAAAACTTGCTATATCAAAATATAAAGACTTTTGTTTATTATTTTACCAGCTAACCGTAATCCATCCATCCTCTTTTTGATCAATTGTATACGCTTTGTGTCGCGTAAATTCAACACTAACCTTTGCCCCTGTTTTTTTTACAAAATCTATATTTTCAGTCATGCCTTCATATACGAACCCCTCTCCTGTAAACACTCCTTTAAGCAATTCCGAATAGCCAGAAGAAGCAGAGGCATAGCCAGTACTGCTGGTATAGATCATTTCCCCATTTTTAAACATTGCATAAAGATCAGTGTCCTGCACAACGTATAGCTTTGAACCATATTTGGCTGCAACATTCCTAATATGTTTTAATCTATTATTCTCACTAACATCAATGGTTTCCACATAAATGAGATCGCCATATTTAATTGTTGCCACCTGTTCCTCTTCATTTTCCTGGGTTTCATCATTGGCATCTTTGTTTTTTTCAGTTATTCTTTCTTTGTTTTCACTCGATTGAACAACTTCTCCAGTCTCCTCCAATTTTTCTGTTGCTTCACTTCCTTTTGTTACTACCTTGTTTGCAGGAGGAATTTCTTTGGATTCCATAAATTTTTCTGTGTCACCATCTTTATACTCAGCGTACTTCTGTGATTGTGGAAGTTCATTAGATACCAGCTCTTTCTCATTTGCATTCGTTTCTTTAGGTGCACCTCCATAATAAAATGCACCCACTGTAGATAATGACACCGCAGTAAGGATTATTAACGGAATTTTCCCTTTCATCTCCTCCACACCTTTCCCATTGGATCTATATTAGTTAGACGTTTAAAGATGAAATAAGTTTCAATATTTTCCAATTTTATTTCATTTGTGTTACAAAGGCTTACCCACACCTTTTTCAGAAATGAAAAAATCTATTTAGGTTGGTTTCTTCCATATTTCGATCATATATATTATTTTTCGGGAAATAATGTCATACTGATTCGACTTTTTATAAAAGAAATACAAAAGGAGCAGATTAGCCTGCTCCTTTCTTAAATTGTTATTAGGTTATCAAAAAATTATTTAAGATTTACTTCCGGCTCCAGCTCCGCTTCAAAAATCCTCGGCCAAGGAAGCTTAACATGGACACTTTCTAAAGAATTGATCGTCCTATAAAATTTCTTGTTCCCTCTTTTTCCAATATAAACGTGTTTCCCTTCGAAATGCTCGAACCATTTTTGTGTTTCTAAGTTTAATTGATCATGAACAAATTGATTAACTAAGTCGTAATCTTCACCTAAGCCCCATTCACTTGCGCCAATACTGGAGATATAGGCCCTTGCTGCAGGATGAACAATGTTTTTATAACTGTGATCTTTTGAGAATCGATGAAGAAGGAATTCATAATGTGCTTCTGCGGTGTCTTCATAAAGTGGTACACCAAATCCTGAAGTTTGTTCAAGAAATGCAGTACGGGCAGCAGCATGACCAATTGTAATGCCAATTGTATTGCCAGCAGTATTCCAGCCGCTATAGGCAAGAAGTTTAGTTAAATCGATTTTCTCAGTTAGTTGGCTAATAAGCAGAGCATCCGCCCGATTAACCTCAATTACATCCCCGATTGCAACCTGCTTTCCTGCTTTAATAAGGTCACTCGTTCTATTTACCATTTTTTCGACATCTATAGTTCTATTATTTTTATCACTTGAAGGAGTATTCAATAACAGGTGGATATCAGCAGCCTTTTCATCTTCGGCAATCTTGCCGCCTGAAGCGGTAATATGCTTGATTACATTATAGTCGAAGGTTGTATCCTCAAATGGTGCAATCCAGTCCTTTCCGTGAATGCCGCCGTACTCAATATAAAATAATGGTTCTGTATTAAACAGCTGAGTTACGAATCTAGATACTAATACCACATCAACTTCATCGGCTCCAGGGAATACGGAAACTTGATCCTCCAAACCGTATTCTGTTACCTTTTCAACTAGAATCTCTCTTTCGGCGCGGTGAAGGCCATGAGGAGCGGCATCATCCTGGGCAAGAATCAAATAATCAATTGAACCGTTGTTAACCCAATCAATTAACAGTTTATTAATAGAATGGTTTCTTGCTCTCGCATTTAGATAATCCTGCAGCACAGATTCCGGTATTTCGGATTCTAATTTCTCAAATTCAGCTCGATATTCTTCCATTCCTAAGTTAATGACCTGATCATATAAAATTGCCCATCTTCTGATTTGGTCGTAGTATTTCAAATATTCCTCGCTTATTGCTGTTACGGCAAGCCGCTGAATGGTGTCATAAACGTATACAGGCTTTTCAGGATAAAGCTCTTTGAGTTTTTTAATTACCTGTATATCAGAAAGTGCCTCTTCCTCGGATTTCACTCCAGTACGGGAAGCAATTAATCCCCCATACGCCAGCATACTTGCAGAAATCACAAACCCATCTGCTTCTTCAGCATTATCCAATAACCACTTGCTGATTTCTTTGCCATTTCCAGGCTCTGTGTAAAAACCAATCATATCGTTTGGCGGAGTTATCACTTCAACACCCGCAGCTTTTCCAACTTGCTGCGGAAAATAGAGATTTGCGGGTCGGTCATCCAATGGAACCATGAGAATCTTAGCTAAACCATCCTTCTTGTCTGCAGCCTCCATTTCACCTAAATTAACAAATAACAACAGAACAGCCATACATGCTGAAAACAAAGCTTTCCATCTATTCACGCCTTCTCCTCCTTTATAATCCAATAACATAAAGTAGATTCAGGATGTAAAGTAAGATGCCTTTTAGATATTATTGTAAAACTGCCCCACCCTCTAATAATTTCTTACGCAGCATGATGGCATCAAGATTTCTTGGAGCGATTCCTTCAGCCAGTGATAGGGCTGCTGCCGTACCTGCTGCCTGGCCTGTTGCCATACAGCTTGGTGTTAGACGAGTCGTAGCAAGTGCTTCATGTGTGGTAGAAATACATCTTCCTGCTACGAGCAAATTGTCAATCCCTTTAGGAATAAGACATCTATAAGGAATTCCGTAGCTTCCATCCCCTTCAATGTCATTCGCCTGCACACCTTTTCCGGTCGGGTCATGGATGTCAATTGGATAGCCGCTTAAGGCAATCGTATCGTCATATTTTTTGCCAGTAATCACATCTTCAATTGTTAAAGAATACTCGCCAGAAATTCTCCTTGTCTCCCGTATGCCAATCTGGGAACCAACCGCCGAAATGGAGGATTTTTCAAAACCAGGAATGGTTGTCTGCAGAAATT
It encodes the following:
- a CDS encoding DUF4127 family protein; translation: MNRWKALFSACMAVLLLFVNLGEMEAADKKDGLAKILMVPLDDRPANLYFPQQVGKAAGVEVITPPNDMIGFYTEPGNGKEISKWLLDNAEEADGFVISASMLAYGGLIASRTGVKSEEEALSDIQVIKKLKELYPEKPVYVYDTIQRLAVTAISEEYLKYYDQIRRWAILYDQVINLGMEEYRAEFEKLESEIPESVLQDYLNARARNHSINKLLIDWVNNGSIDYLILAQDDAAPHGLHRAEREILVEKVTEYGLEDQVSVFPGADEVDVVLVSRFVTQLFNTEPLFYIEYGGIHGKDWIAPFEDTTFDYNVIKHITASGGKIAEDEKAADIHLLLNTPSSDKNNRTIDVEKMVNRTSDLIKAGKQVAIGDVIEVNRADALLISQLTEKIDLTKLLAYSGWNTAGNTIGITIGHAAARTAFLEQTSGFGVPLYEDTAEAHYEFLLHRFSKDHSYKNIVHPAARAYISSIGASEWGLGEDYDLVNQFVHDQLNLETQKWFEHFEGKHVYIGKRGNKKFYRTINSLESVHVKLPWPRIFEAELEPEVNLK